The proteins below come from a single Gemmatimonadales bacterium genomic window:
- a CDS encoding CocE/NonD family hydrolase, translating to MPKLLPLAALLVPAALAAQNPPRLAGDWDFWQGRLAHQAPAFAHLPADSAGGVVRLRTGETAAAFASARVEGDSVFLAVAGQSVTLAGVLRGDTVVAQVVAGGRPLAPIWMVRRATPPHYVPRYRLWPGPLSDSAFGFTVDTAVPMRARDGTVLMSLVVRPGGAGPFPVILERTPYGRRSGANDGRYFAVRGYIFVSQDVRGRFGSEGTFRDLVGQDDDGYDAVEWAAALPGSSGKVGMLGGSYVGWTQWFAAVRHPPHLAAIVPIVSPPDPWLNVPYWNMNFAVASVAWACLVSGKTNQDISHLDIEQGLRTLPVARMPAALGCGPNAYWDDWMSHPRVDDYWRSVAYQSRVPGVTVPVLSISGWFDDDGNGTTTNFVALGGAPHHPFERMVLGPWSHRGTPDLLNGDFGDAVYVSQDELALRWFDHYLRGVANGVDTEPPVDLFIMGDNAWRKERAWPLARTRWTRFYLHSRGAANTTAGDGSLDTVPPRAEPADTFSYDPGNPTPYVVDPRELELNLNEEYGRLEAERGDILVYTTAPLARDVEVTGPLSVTLWAATDARDTDWHAMLLDVQPDGSAYRVQDGITRARFRTGLDREAFPVRNQPTRYTIDLWHTGLVFKAGHRIRVAVASAAFPKYGRNLNTGGDNNRDSTYVTAHQRVLHDRAHASFVTLPLIPR from the coding sequence ATGCCGAAACTGCTCCCGCTGGCCGCACTCCTGGTGCCCGCCGCCCTGGCCGCGCAGAACCCGCCGCGGCTCGCCGGCGACTGGGACTTCTGGCAGGGCCGCCTCGCTCACCAGGCTCCGGCGTTCGCGCACCTGCCCGCCGACTCGGCCGGCGGGGTCGTGCGCCTGAGGACGGGCGAGACCGCCGCCGCCTTCGCGTCCGCCCGGGTGGAGGGCGACTCCGTCTTCCTCGCCGTCGCCGGTCAGAGCGTGACGCTCGCCGGGGTGCTCCGCGGCGACACCGTCGTCGCGCAGGTGGTGGCCGGCGGCCGCCCGCTGGCGCCGATCTGGATGGTCCGGCGAGCCACGCCGCCGCACTACGTCCCGCGCTACCGCCTGTGGCCGGGCCCGCTGTCCGATTCCGCCTTCGGCTTCACGGTGGACACGGCCGTCCCGATGCGGGCGCGCGACGGCACCGTGCTCATGAGTCTCGTGGTGCGGCCGGGGGGCGCCGGGCCGTTCCCGGTGATCCTCGAGCGGACGCCGTACGGCCGCCGCAGCGGCGCCAACGACGGGCGCTATTTTGCGGTGCGCGGGTACATCTTCGTGTCGCAGGACGTGCGCGGCCGCTTCGGCTCCGAGGGCACGTTCCGCGACCTCGTCGGCCAGGACGACGACGGCTACGACGCGGTGGAGTGGGCGGCGGCACTGCCGGGATCGAGCGGCAAGGTCGGCATGCTCGGCGGCTCGTACGTGGGCTGGACGCAGTGGTTCGCCGCGGTGCGGCACCCGCCGCACCTGGCCGCCATCGTGCCGATCGTCTCGCCACCCGACCCGTGGCTCAACGTGCCGTACTGGAACATGAACTTCGCGGTGGCGAGCGTGGCCTGGGCGTGCCTGGTGAGCGGCAAGACCAACCAGGACATCTCGCACCTCGACATCGAGCAGGGGCTGCGGACGCTGCCGGTGGCGCGGATGCCTGCCGCGCTGGGGTGCGGGCCGAACGCGTACTGGGACGACTGGATGAGCCACCCCCGGGTGGACGACTACTGGCGCAGCGTCGCCTACCAGTCGCGGGTGCCGGGGGTGACGGTGCCGGTGCTGAGCATCTCGGGATGGTTCGACGACGACGGCAACGGCACGACGACCAACTTCGTCGCGCTGGGCGGGGCGCCGCACCACCCGTTCGAGCGGATGGTCCTGGGACCGTGGAGCCACCGCGGGACCCCCGACCTCCTGAACGGCGACTTCGGCGACGCGGTGTACGTTTCCCAGGACGAGCTGGCGCTGCGCTGGTTCGACCACTACCTCCGGGGGGTCGCGAACGGCGTGGACACGGAGCCGCCGGTGGATCTGTTCATCATGGGCGACAACGCGTGGCGGAAGGAGCGCGCATGGCCGCTCGCGCGCACGCGGTGGACGAGGTTCTACCTGCATTCGCGGGGCGCGGCGAACACCACGGCGGGCGACGGCTCGCTGGACACGGTGCCTCCGCGCGCCGAGCCGGCGGACACCTTCAGCTACGATCCCGGCAACCCCACGCCGTACGTCGTGGACCCGCGCGAGCTGGAGCTGAACCTCAACGAGGAGTACGGCCGGCTGGAGGCGGAGCGGGGCGACATCCTGGTCTACACCACGGCCCCGCTGGCGCGGGACGTCGAGGTGACGGGACCGCTGTCGGTGACGCTGTGGGCGGCCACCGACGCGCGGGACACGGACTGGCACGCCATGCTCCTGGACGTGCAGCCCGACGGCTCGGCGTACCGCGTCCAGGACGGCATCACCCGCGCCCGGTTCCGCACCGGCCTCGACCGGGAGGCCTTCCCGGTCAGGAACCAGCCGACGCGCTACACGATCGACCTGTGGCACACGGGCCTGGTGTTCAAGGCGGGGCACCGCATCCGGGTGGCCGTGGCGTCGGCGGCGTTCCCCAAGTACGGGCGCAATCTCAATACCGGCGGCGACAACAACCGCGACAGCACCTACGTGACGGCGCACCAGCGGGTCCTCCACGACCGCGCGCACGCCTCGTTCGTGACGCTGCCGCTGATCCCGAGGTAG
- a CDS encoding cobalamin-binding protein gives MASSTEIVCALGQEAALVGRSHECDWPPSVRRLPAVSRPAFPTGGSSRAVDLALKERLARAVSIYEVDAALLRRLRPDLVITQTQCEVCAVTPADVERAMCELTERPARVLALEPDGLDDVWSDIGSVAGALGVSTAGDALVAELRARVAAIGDRAASLGRRPRVAVIEWIEPLMAAGNWMPELVTLAGGVNLFGEARRHSPWMTWEALVEADPDVIVVSPCGFDLARTTAELAALASRPGWPALQAVRAGRVVLADGNAYFHRPGPRLVESLEILAEALHPAAFAFGHRGRGWMALAEAAA, from the coding sequence ATCGCGTCGAGCACCGAGATCGTGTGCGCGCTCGGGCAGGAGGCCGCCCTGGTCGGCCGATCGCACGAGTGCGACTGGCCGCCGAGCGTGCGGCGGCTGCCCGCCGTGAGCCGCCCGGCGTTCCCGACCGGCGGAAGCAGCCGGGCGGTGGACCTGGCGCTGAAGGAGCGCCTCGCCCGCGCGGTCTCGATCTACGAGGTGGACGCCGCGCTGCTCAGGCGGTTGCGGCCCGACCTCGTCATCACCCAGACGCAGTGCGAGGTCTGCGCGGTCACGCCCGCGGACGTCGAGCGCGCGATGTGCGAGCTGACCGAGCGCCCCGCCCGCGTCCTCGCGCTGGAGCCGGACGGGCTCGACGACGTGTGGTCGGACATCGGGTCCGTCGCCGGGGCGCTGGGCGTGAGCACCGCCGGCGACGCCCTGGTCGCGGAGCTGCGGGCCCGCGTGGCCGCCATCGGCGACCGCGCGGCCTCCCTGGGCCGCCGGCCGCGCGTGGCGGTGATCGAGTGGATCGAGCCGCTGATGGCCGCGGGCAACTGGATGCCGGAGCTGGTGACCCTGGCGGGCGGCGTCAACCTGTTCGGGGAGGCGCGCCGGCACTCGCCGTGGATGACCTGGGAGGCCCTGGTCGAAGCGGACCCGGACGTGATCGTGGTGTCGCCGTGCGGCTTCGATCTCGCCCGCACCACGGCCGAGCTGGCGGCGCTCGCCTCCCGTCCCGGGTGGCCCGCCCTGCAGGCGGTGCGGGCCGGCCGCGTGGTCCTCGCCGACGGGAACGCGTACTTCCATCGGCCGGGCCCGCGGCTGGTGGAATCGCTCGAGATCCTCGCCGAGGCGCTGCATCCGGCCGCCTTCGCCTTCGGGCACCGCGGCAGGGGATGGATGGCTCTCGCGGAGGCGGCGGCGTGA
- a CDS encoding TonB-dependent receptor produces MRAPPLVAWLLLAGAAPLAAQTTGSISGHVREQATGAALRSAQVLVDGRLAGLTDSSGAYQVRAVRSGWHRVSVRLIGFATAARDSVPVRSGEITGLDFQLQSQAVQLGAVTVEAAPDAVLDPLATSTVQHISADDLRHLPVSTLEEAVALSAGAVGGSYRGGRLGEQAFIIDGLGLKNQLDASTGTLGLNIPPDVLTEASLVTNGFSARYGQALSGLINVVTRDGGDRWQGRAAYESDRGLGSALDHGLDRLVLEADGPLPGGIRLLGAVDATGRLDADPVNAPAPADPRDPRSANPNLLPHNSGEELDAAAKLTVPLAGRQTLRVFALHSLGQQLLFDQTYKYDLPFAPAQRVAGDLVSGHLQLVSPPTAATPVVADLRVGYFGREFERGTLAAPVSYRFGAFTGQAFHFVGEDLARARDTTAAAGAVPGFDRPDFSTNTPWGVPAFFMGGASDGTIAWNRFREVRGQLDVDVGLSHDADVYVGGELVRQRVETFQRVLAFLPVGDSVPPAAAAAFSPTSGAGYAEAQLRMQDLALTVGARYDAFDPHTTAVAGGRITARGSLNPRLAVSAVLHGATFVASWGRFSQAPDYQYMVDAAFADTARTGRFRVGNPDLGFEQSTQYEFSVRARPTPNTSLKVNLFVKQLTGLVASVPFGVNPDSTIFGNTDYGSVKGLELLWERELKDWWGLRVSYTLQYATATSTNGFELLRPVTVVGTDTIFPGRVEFPLDYDRRHGVVAIFQARSPEGFGPRLLGVRPLAALEGAAIFRFSTGLPYSLTNAAGDSLLGPPNAERLPSQSTLDVLLRRPVRLGPARGSVYLDVRNLLDTRNIIAVRRDTGTPGLGEAGIQAAALAAYTANPQAIPYESPRYRGWADTNHDGLIAGQGELLPLYVAAARDFYQPLFAYGPPRLVRLGVEFIF; encoded by the coding sequence GTGAGAGCGCCGCCGCTCGTCGCGTGGCTGCTGCTGGCCGGCGCCGCCCCGCTCGCGGCCCAGACCACGGGCTCGATCTCCGGCCACGTGCGCGAGCAGGCCACGGGCGCCGCGCTGCGCAGCGCCCAGGTGCTGGTGGACGGTCGCCTCGCCGGGTTGACCGACTCGTCGGGCGCCTATCAGGTGCGCGCCGTGCGGAGCGGCTGGCACCGGGTGTCGGTGCGGTTGATCGGCTTCGCCACGGCCGCGCGCGACAGCGTGCCGGTGCGCTCCGGCGAGATCACGGGACTCGACTTCCAGCTGCAGTCCCAGGCGGTGCAGCTCGGGGCGGTGACGGTGGAGGCCGCGCCCGACGCGGTGCTCGACCCGCTGGCGACGTCCACGGTGCAGCACATCTCGGCCGACGACCTGCGGCACCTGCCGGTGAGCACGCTGGAAGAGGCGGTGGCGCTCTCCGCCGGCGCCGTGGGCGGGAGCTACCGCGGCGGGCGGCTCGGCGAGCAGGCGTTCATCATCGACGGTCTCGGGCTCAAGAACCAGCTCGACGCGTCGACGGGCACGCTGGGCCTCAACATCCCGCCCGACGTCCTCACCGAGGCCTCGCTGGTCACCAACGGGTTCTCGGCGCGGTACGGCCAGGCGCTCTCGGGCCTGATCAACGTGGTGACCCGGGACGGCGGCGACCGGTGGCAGGGCCGGGCGGCCTACGAGAGCGATCGCGGGCTCGGGTCGGCCCTGGACCACGGGCTCGACCGGCTGGTGCTCGAGGCCGACGGGCCGCTGCCGGGCGGCATCCGGCTGCTCGGCGCCGTGGACGCGACCGGGCGCCTCGACGCGGACCCGGTGAACGCCCCGGCGCCGGCGGACCCGCGCGACCCGCGGTCGGCGAACCCCAACCTGCTGCCGCACAACAGCGGCGAGGAGCTCGACGCCGCCGCCAAGCTCACGGTCCCGCTCGCCGGCCGCCAGACGCTGCGGGTGTTCGCCCTGCACTCGCTCGGCCAGCAGCTGCTGTTCGACCAGACCTACAAGTACGACCTCCCGTTCGCACCGGCGCAGCGCGTGGCCGGCGATCTGGTGAGCGGGCACCTGCAGCTCGTGTCGCCGCCGACGGCCGCCACCCCGGTGGTCGCCGACCTGCGCGTGGGCTACTTCGGGCGCGAGTTCGAGCGCGGGACGCTCGCGGCCCCGGTGTCGTATCGGTTCGGGGCCTTCACCGGCCAGGCGTTCCACTTCGTGGGCGAGGACCTCGCCCGTGCGCGCGACACCACCGCCGCCGCCGGCGCGGTCCCGGGCTTCGACCGGCCCGACTTCAGCACCAACACGCCGTGGGGCGTGCCGGCGTTCTTCATGGGCGGCGCGTCCGACGGCACGATCGCCTGGAACCGGTTCCGCGAGGTCCGCGGCCAGCTGGACGTGGACGTCGGGCTGTCGCACGACGCCGACGTCTACGTGGGCGGCGAGCTGGTGCGCCAGCGGGTCGAGACCTTCCAGCGGGTGCTGGCCTTCCTGCCGGTCGGCGACAGCGTGCCACCGGCCGCGGCCGCGGCCTTCTCCCCCACCAGCGGCGCCGGCTACGCCGAGGCCCAGCTCAGGATGCAGGATCTCGCCCTCACCGTCGGCGCGCGGTACGACGCGTTCGATCCGCACACGACCGCGGTGGCGGGCGGCCGCATCACGGCCCGCGGCAGCCTGAACCCGCGGCTCGCCGTGTCGGCCGTCCTGCACGGCGCGACCTTCGTGGCCAGCTGGGGCCGGTTCAGCCAGGCGCCGGACTACCAGTACATGGTGGACGCGGCGTTCGCCGACACCGCCCGCACGGGCCGGTTCCGGGTCGGCAACCCGGACCTGGGCTTCGAGCAGTCCACCCAGTACGAGTTCAGCGTCCGCGCGCGCCCGACGCCGAACACGTCGCTGAAGGTGAACCTGTTCGTGAAGCAGCTCACGGGGCTCGTGGCGAGCGTGCCGTTCGGCGTGAATCCCGACTCGACCATCTTCGGCAACACCGATTACGGCTCCGTGAAGGGCCTCGAGCTGCTGTGGGAGCGGGAGCTGAAGGACTGGTGGGGGCTGCGCGTCTCGTACACGCTCCAGTACGCGACGGCGACGTCGACCAACGGATTCGAGCTGCTGCGCCCGGTCACCGTGGTGGGAACCGACACCATCTTCCCCGGCCGGGTGGAGTTCCCGCTCGACTACGACCGGCGGCACGGCGTGGTGGCGATCTTCCAGGCGCGCTCGCCCGAGGGCTTCGGCCCGCGGCTGCTGGGCGTGCGGCCGCTCGCGGCGCTCGAGGGCGCGGCGATCTTCCGGTTCTCCACCGGCCTGCCGTACTCGCTGACCAACGCGGCGGGTGACTCGCTCCTCGGCCCGCCCAACGCCGAGCGGCTGCCGTCGCAGTCCACGCTGGACGTGTTGCTCCGACGCCCGGTGCGGCTGGGGCCGGCGCGCGGCAGCGTCTACCTCGACGTCCGGAACCTGCTCGACACCCGCAACATCATCGCGGTGCGCCGCGACACCGGCACGCCGGGTCTGGGCGAGGCGGGCATCCAGGCCGCGGCGCTGGCCGCCTACACGGCGAACCCGCAGGCCATCCCCTACGAGTCGCCGCGCTACCGGGGCTGGGCGGATACCAACCACGACGGTCTCATCGCCGGCCAGGGCGAGCTGCTGCCGCTGTACGTGGCGGCGGCGCGCGACTTCTACCAGCCGCTGTTCGCCTACGGACCGCCGCGGCTGGTCAGACTGGGGGTGGAGTTTATCTTTTGA
- the pyk gene encoding pyruvate kinase, whose protein sequence is MNVRRTKIVATLGPATSSPEQVAALIAAGMDVARINAGHGTPAERQALIESARAAAARAARPVAVLLDLQGPRIRVGDLRAPVVLRPGGTVVFAPGDRARPGEIPTSYDLSADVRAGTEILLADGLMALDVVRVDPPRVEARVVYGGELTSHKGINLPGTATSVPALTQKDREDVAFGVAHGVEYLALSFVRKADDVAALRSLLPPGMRIVAKIEKGTALDNLELIAEASDGVMVARGDLGVELPYELVPLAQKRVIRVAVERRRPVITATQMLESMIHSPRPTRAEASDVANALLDGTDAVMLSAETAIGEHPREAVEAMDRIIRAVEGDPGWRPCPEWLERRADAPARTEHAVAAAAVAAARMLRVPAIVTFTKSGFSARMVAASRPPMPILGVTDNAPTYRQLALVWGVAPMLAEGPRSYDAMLDAARERILASGLARKGDRVVVTAGVPFDVPGTTNLVKVEEV, encoded by the coding sequence CTGAACGTCCGCCGCACCAAGATCGTCGCCACCCTGGGGCCTGCCACGTCGTCGCCGGAGCAGGTCGCCGCGCTCATCGCGGCGGGGATGGACGTGGCCCGGATCAACGCCGGGCACGGCACGCCGGCCGAGCGGCAGGCGCTCATCGAGTCGGCGCGCGCCGCGGCGGCCCGCGCCGCGCGGCCCGTGGCGGTGCTCCTCGACCTCCAGGGTCCCAGGATCCGGGTCGGCGACCTGCGCGCGCCGGTGGTGCTCCGGCCGGGCGGCACCGTGGTGTTCGCGCCCGGGGACCGGGCGCGCCCCGGCGAGATCCCCACCAGCTACGATCTGTCGGCCGACGTGCGGGCGGGCACCGAGATCCTGCTCGCCGACGGGCTGATGGCGCTCGACGTGGTCCGCGTGGATCCGCCCCGCGTCGAGGCGCGGGTGGTGTACGGCGGCGAGCTGACCAGCCACAAGGGCATCAACCTCCCGGGCACCGCGACCTCGGTGCCCGCGCTGACCCAGAAGGACCGCGAGGACGTCGCCTTCGGCGTGGCGCACGGCGTGGAGTACCTGGCGCTGTCGTTCGTGCGGAAGGCGGACGACGTCGCGGCACTGCGCTCGCTGCTCCCGCCGGGGATGCGGATCGTGGCGAAAATCGAGAAGGGCACGGCGCTGGACAATCTCGAGCTGATCGCGGAGGCGAGCGACGGCGTGATGGTCGCGCGCGGCGACCTCGGCGTGGAGCTGCCGTACGAGCTGGTGCCGCTGGCGCAGAAGCGGGTGATCCGGGTGGCGGTCGAGCGCCGCCGGCCGGTCATCACGGCCACCCAGATGCTGGAATCAATGATCCACAGCCCGCGGCCGACGCGTGCCGAGGCTTCCGACGTGGCCAACGCGCTGCTCGACGGCACGGACGCCGTCATGCTCTCGGCCGAGACGGCGATCGGCGAGCATCCGCGGGAGGCGGTGGAAGCGATGGACCGCATCATCCGCGCCGTCGAGGGCGACCCGGGGTGGCGGCCGTGCCCGGAGTGGCTGGAGCGGCGGGCCGACGCCCCGGCGCGCACCGAGCACGCCGTGGCCGCGGCGGCCGTCGCGGCCGCCCGGATGCTGCGGGTGCCCGCGATCGTCACCTTCACCAAGAGCGGGTTCAGCGCCCGGATGGTGGCGGCGAGCCGCCCGCCGATGCCGATCCTGGGCGTGACGGACAACGCGCCCACCTACCGGCAGCTCGCGCTGGTCTGGGGCGTGGCGCCGATGCTGGCCGAGGGCCCGCGCAGCTACGACGCCATGCTCGACGCGGCGCGGGAGCGGATTCTCGCCAGCGGGCTCGCCAGGAAGGGCGACCGCGTGGTGGTGACGGCCGGCGTCCCGTTCGACGTTCCGGGCACGACCAACCTCGTGAAGGTCGAGGAGGTGTAG
- a CDS encoding MBL fold metallo-hydrolase — MRLTFLGTGTSFGIPQIGCRCAVCTSTDPRDRRNRTAAVVEDGGATLLIDTPPELRLALLAAGIGSVDAVLFTHDHADHTHGIDDLRALSGHGRGQLPLYGPADALQRMRQRFDYIFDPMARPIPGSSRPDVTVTALAPGVEAVVAGVRVLPLAFSHGPTEVLGYRFGRLAYVTDAKLVSAAGRDALRGLDVLVLNALFHRPHPTHLSVPEAVETAQAIGARRTFLTHLTHETGHAALLAELPPGIEPAYDGLVVEV; from the coding sequence GTGCGGCTGACGTTCCTGGGGACGGGGACCTCGTTCGGCATCCCGCAGATCGGCTGCCGTTGCGCGGTGTGCACCTCGACCGACCCGCGGGACCGGCGCAACCGGACCGCGGCGGTGGTCGAGGACGGCGGCGCCACCCTCCTCATCGACACGCCGCCGGAGCTGCGGCTCGCCCTGCTCGCGGCCGGCATCGGCTCGGTGGACGCGGTGCTGTTCACCCACGACCACGCCGACCACACGCACGGCATCGACGACCTGCGCGCGCTCTCGGGCCACGGGCGCGGCCAGCTGCCGCTGTACGGACCGGCCGACGCGCTGCAGCGGATGCGGCAGCGGTTCGACTACATCTTCGATCCGATGGCGCGGCCGATCCCGGGCTCGTCGCGGCCCGACGTGACGGTGACGGCGCTCGCGCCCGGCGTCGAGGCGGTGGTGGCCGGCGTGCGGGTGCTGCCGCTCGCGTTCTCGCACGGACCGACCGAGGTGCTGGGCTACCGGTTCGGCCGCCTCGCCTATGTCACCGACGCGAAGCTGGTGTCGGCCGCCGGGCGCGACGCCCTGCGCGGGCTCGACGTGCTGGTGCTGAACGCGCTATTCCACCGGCCGCATCCGACGCACCTCTCGGTGCCCGAGGCGGTGGAGACCGCGCAGGCCATCGGCGCGCGGCGCACGTTCCTGACCCACCTGACGCACGAAACCGGGCACGCGGCGCTCCTGGCGGAGCTGCCGCCGGGCATCGAGCCCGCCTACGACGGCCTGGTGGTCGAGGTCTAG